A window of Bos taurus isolate L1 Dominette 01449 registration number 42190680 breed Hereford chromosome 19, ARS-UCD2.0, whole genome shotgun sequence contains these coding sequences:
- the KRT35 gene encoding keratin, type I cuticular Ha5, whose protein sequence is MASKCLKASFSSGSLKVPGGAGGGSARVSTIFSSSSCKLPSFSRGPRSFSACSVGLGKSSCRAASCLPALCLPSGGFATSYGMAGGWFGEGILTGNEKETMQFLNDRLASYLEKVRQLERENAELESRIHEWCEQQVPYLCPDYQSYFQTIEELQKKTLCTKSENARLVVQIDNAKLAADDFRTKYETEVSMRQLVESDMNGLRRILDDLTLCKADLEAQVESLKEELLCLKKNHEEEVNSLRCQLGDRLNVEVDAAPPVDLNRVLNEMRCQYETLVENNRREAEDWFNTQTEELNQQVVSSSEQLQSYQAEIIELRRTVNALEIELQAQHSMRDALESTLAETEARYSSQLAQMQGLIGNVESQLAEIRCDLERQNQEYQVLLDVRARLECEINTYRGLLDSEDCKLPCNPCAPDHSPSKSCLPCLPAASCGPGMARTTCSPRPICVPCPGSRF, encoded by the exons ATGGCTTCCAAATGCCTCAAGGCCAGCTTCTCGTCGGGGTCTCTCAAGGTCCCGGGAGGGGCTGGTGGGGGCTCGGCTCGCGTGTCCACAATATTCTCCAGCAGCTCTTGCAAGCTCCCCAGCTTCTCCCGGGGGCCTCGGAGTTTCTCTGCCTGTTCAGTCGGGCTGGGCAAGAGCAGCTGCAGGGCCGCCAGCTGCCTGCCTGCTCTCTGCCTCCCCTCTGGAGGCTTTGCTACCAGCTACGGCATGGCCGGGGGCTGGTTTGGTGAGGGCATTCTTACAGGCAATGAGAAGGAGACCATGCAGTTCCTAAACGACCGGCTGGCCAGCTACCTGGAGAAGGTGCGGCAGCTGGAGCGGGAGAACGCGGAGCTGGAGAGCCGCATCCACGAGTGGTGTGAGCAACAGGTGCCCTACCTGTGCCCCGACTACCAGTCTTACTTCCAGACCATCGAGGAGCTCCAGAAGAAG ACCCTGTGCACCAAGTCTGAGAACGCCAGGCTGGTGGTGCAGATTGACAATGCCAAGCTGGCTGCAGATGACTTCAGGACAAA GTACGAGACCGAGGTATCCATGCGGCAGCTGgtggagtcagacatgaatggCCTACGTAGGATCCTGGATGATCTGACCCTGTGCAAGGCCGACCTGGAGGCCCAGGTGGAGTCCCTGAAGGAGGAGCTGCTCTGCCTCAAGAAGAATCATGAGGAG GAAGTGAACTCCCTGCGCTGCCAGCTGGGTGATCGACTCAACGTCGAGGTGGACGCTGCCCCACCCGTTGACCTGAACCGTGttctgaatgagatgaggtgccAGTATGAGACCCTGGTGGAAAATAACCGCCGGGAGGCTGAGGACTGGTTTAACACCCAG actGAGGAACTAAACCAGCAGGTGGTGTCCAGCTCGGAGCAGCTGCAGTCCTACCAGGCGGAGATCATTGAGCTGAGACGCACGGTCAATGCCCTGGAGATTGAGCTGCAGGCCCAGCACAGCATG AGAGATGCTTTGGAATCCACCCTGGCAGAGACAGAGGCCCGCTACAGCTCCCAGCTGGCCCAGATGCAGGGCCTGATCGGCAACGTGGAGTCGCAGCTGGCAGAGATCCGCTGTGACCTGGAGCGGCAGAACCAGGAGTACCAGGTGCTGCTGGACGTGCGGGCCCGGCTGGAGTGTGAGATCAACACGTACCGGGGGCTGCTGGACAGCGAGGACTGCAA gCTCCCTTGTAACCCGTGTGCCCCGGACCACTCGCCCTCTAAGTCTTGCCTCCCCTGTCTTCCTGCGGCCTCCTGTGGGCCTGGCATGGCCCGTACCACCTGTAGCCCCCGCCCCATCTGTGTGCCCTGCCCGGGAAGCCGGTTCTGA
- the KRT32 gene encoding keratin, type I cuticular Ha2: MSCQPEWYLGYICQPGMCVPSLSVSTTYYPTSSIFSSMGSNSLFYESVFSSNERETLQLLNNRLAAYLERVRQLEQENVELERQLQEACEFQEPTVGPNYFRYFQIIEELQQKILYSKAENARIVVQIDNTKLAADDFRSKYEMELGLRQLVEADTNGLRRILDELTLCKADLEMQVESLKEELMCLKKNHEEEVGALRCQLGDRLNIEVDAVSPVDLNKVLEEMRCRYEALVETNRRDVEEWFNKQMEELNQQVVTSSEQLQSYQSDIIDLKRTVNTLEIELQTQHSLRDSLENTLTETEARYGSQLAQMQGLVTNVESQLAEIRCDLERQNQEYRVLLDVRARLEAEINTYRGLLDSEDCKLPGNPCSTPSQPPCAPAPSVPRTLCVPRTVCVPCVPCHPSCH, translated from the exons ATGAGCTGCCAGCCAGAGTGGTATCTGGGTTACATCTGCCAGCCTGGGATGTGTGTACCTTCTCTGTCTGTGTCCACCACCTACTACCCAACCAGCAGCATCTTCAGCTCCATGGGTTCCAACAGTTTGTTCTATGAAAGTGTCTTCAGTAGCAATGAGAGGGAGACCCTGCAGTTACTGAACAACCGCCTGGCTGCCTACCTGGAGAGGGTGAGGCAGCTGGAGCAGGAGAATGTGGAGCTGGAGAGACAACTCCAAGAGGCCTGTGAGTTTCAAGAGCCCACTGTGGGTCCTAACTACTTTCGTTATTTCCAGATCATTGAGGAGCTCCAGCAGAAG ATTCTGTACTCAAAGGCAGAGAATGCCAGGATAGTCGTGCAAATTGACAACACCAAGCTGGCTGCAGATGACTTTAGGAGCAA GTATGAGATGGAGCTGGGCTTGCGGCAGCTGGTGGAGGCTGACACCAACGGCCTGCGCCGGATCCTGGATGAGCTGACCCTGTGCAAGGCTGACCTGGAGATGCAGGTGGAGTCTCTGAAGGAGGAGCTGATGTGTCTCAAGAAGAACCATGAGGAG GAAGTTGGTGCTCTCCGATGCCAGCTTGGGGACCGCCTTAACATTGAGGTTGATGCTGTGTCCCCAGTGGACTTGAACAAGGTGCTGGAAGAGATGCGATGTCGGTATGAGGCTCTGGTGGAGACCAATCGCAGGGATGTGGAGGAATGGTTCAACAAGCAG ATGGAAGAGCTTAACCAGCAAGTGGTCACGAGCTCCGAGCAGCTTCAGAGCTACCAGTCAGATATCATTGATTTGAAACGAACGGTCAACACACTGGAGATCGAGctgcagacccagcacagcctg AGAGACTCCCTGGAGAATACCCTGACAGAGACAGAGGCCCGCTACGGCTCCCAGCTGGCCCAGATGCAGGGCCTGGTCACCAACGTAGAGTCCCAACTGGCTGAGATCCGCTGTGACCTGGAGCGGCAGAACCAGGAGTACCGGGTGCTGCTGGATGTGAGGGCCCGGCTGGAGGCGGAGATCAACACGTACCGGGGGCTGCTGGACAGCGAGGACTGCAA GTTGCCGGGTAACCCATGCTCCACTCCCTCCCAGCCTCCTTGTGCGCCTGCCCCCAGTGTGCCCCGGACCCTCTGCGTGCCCCGCACTGTCTGTGTGCCTTGTGTGCCCTGCCACCCGAGCTGCCACTGA